Sequence from the Paenibacillus tundrae genome:
CGCTTTTGGGACTACGCACCAGATAACCTAATCCACGGCGCGTCAGAATCGTCTCCGGTTTGCTCGGATTCTCCTCAATCTTCTCGCGCAGACGACGGATCGTTACATCCACAGTACGCACATCCCCGAAATATTCATATCCCCATACCGCCTGTAACAGATGTTCCCGTGTCATCACCTTGCCCGAATGCTTCGCCATGTAATAGAGAAGTTCATATTCACGGTGGGTCAGATCCAGCGGCTCTCCGCCTTTGTACGCTGTATACATGTCCATATCAAACACCAAGTCGAACAGCCGCATAACCTGCTTCTCATCCTCTTGCGCTTCCGTCGCAATAGCCGGCTTCTGCCTTCTGCGCATCTGCGCCTTCACCCGTGCAAGCAGCTCTCTTGTGCTGAAAGGCTTCGTTACATAATCATCTGCACCTAGCTCCAGACCGAGCACCTTATCAATCTCGCCGTCCTTCGCGGTCAGCATAATGATTGGCATTTCCAGATGTGCACGCACCTCACGGCATACATCCATTCCATCCTTGCCTGGTAACATCAGATCGAGTAGCATGAGATCCGGTTTCTCGGCTAACGCCAGTTCGACGGCACGAATCCCATCGAAAGCGCAGATGACTTCATATCCCTCTTTTTCCAAATTAAACTTCAGAATGTCTGCAATAGGCTGTTCATCGTCCACGACCAAAATCTTCCCCTGCATCGACTGTATTCACCCCTGTATCCTGCTTAATCCGCGTATGCGGTCTATCTCTTTATATAAGTTGTTCTGTCATCATCGTTAGTTGTTCATCTTAGTTGTCTATCCTATTAGGTTGAATATATATAGTTTATCATACCTGAACCAGCGTCACATCCCGATTGGCAATCGATCAGCGGCAAAATGAAAATTTTTTACAGATCTGAAGTGATCCATAGAAAAAAGGCCAGCCTAAGCTGACCTTCATGACAAGAAAAATCCACATTTTGATATAAGCATATCGCGGAATTTTCTTCTTAATATAATTACTAGTTCAAGTATGTCATTGGATTCTCTGCCGTACCATTCTTAATAATCTCGAAGTGCAGATGCGTTCCTGTTGAGCGTCCAGTATTGCCCATTACACCGATACTCTCGCCCTTTTCGACGATCTGTCCAACTTTAACACCAATGCTGTTCAGATGTCCGTATAATGTTTCGTACCCGTTACGATGGTTAATGATAATAACATTGCCATATCCGCTCTTCTGTCCAGCAAACGTCACTACACCTTCATCCGAGGATTTCACATCCCGGTTACCAACAAGGTCTACACCTTTGTGCTGACGACCCCAACGTTCACCGAAGCTGCTGCTCATCGTTGCACCGGAGACAGGCCATGCGAATTCGCCTGTACCTTCGCCGACTACTTTCGTACCGCTAAGAACGACTTCGGTCACTGCTGACTTAATCACTTCCTGGCCTAGCCATTCCTCTTGAACAACTTCGCCATTTTCCTTAGTAATTCGATACTGCATGTTTTTCAGTCCACTTTGACCTGGACGTACCACTTTGGTTGTCCCTGCTTTTAGCTCAGCACTTTTACGTACTTCAACCTGTGGCTTGATCTCGATCTGCTCTACAACTTGTTCGACTGATTTCACAGTAACCGCCGGTTTGGGAACGGTCAGTGTCAGCTCGTCTCCAATTTGCATAGACGTTTCTTTAATGCCAGGGTTGTTTTTGCGAATCTCACTTTGTGTCAGCTCGTATTTGGCAGCGATGGAAGAGATGGTATCTCCTTCTCGTACCACATAGGTTACAGGCGCGTCTTTACCGACCGTTAATGCTTTAACCGCCTCAGAGACATCCCATATTTTGTTTGGATCTGCCTTAACTGCATCCGTCTCCACATCTTCTTTGATATCTACGGATTTCAGCGTTGTACTCGGCCCTTCGGCTTTCTTCGAAGAGTTCGCCGATACCGACTTCGTCTTGAGCGAGCTACGCACAGCCGATGCCGATATGTATTTGCTTTGCACTTGTTCAAGAATCGCATCTGCTGTTGCTTGATCCTTCACAATGCCGATTACTTCACCGTTGACCTTCAGCTCCACGCCTTTAGCGTAAGCCGTAAGCATATCATCGAGTTTATTCAGTGTTTCATCACTGTTAATCTCCGGTTTATATGCTTTTACCGTTTCGGTGGTAATGCCGTCTGTATTAAGTACCATTTCCGCTTGTGGATATTTATTTTGGTATTCCTCTGTTTTGTCTGCAAATAGCTGCTGTAATTGCGCTTCGTCTGTAATGCTGCCGATAGCCTGTCCTTTGACGATTACGTTATAATATGGAACCGTGTTGGCTGCAACATACTGTTTCCCTGCAAATCCGATCGATGCAGCAATAAACAATCCACATGCTGTCGTGATGATCCATTTGCGCGAGGCTTGAACGCGCTTCTGTTTAACACTGAAGTTGGACATGCTCATGTTGTTTTTGTCTTCGGCCGTCCGGTGTTCCCCGGATTGTTCGTGTTCCCGGTTTTTGCCCGGTTGGCGTATGCCTCTGAAACCTTTCATGATTCTCTCCTTTTCAGCACTTCTAGGCTCGCATTTCTGTCAAGACATCACCCATCGTGTGTGTCTCATGTTTGTTGATCTATCTATCTGGGTGTCCGCAAATCAGGACTTTAGCTGCGCTCGTAAAAGTGTCAAAATTTTAACCTTTTGTCGCACCCGTATACTTTAACACAGGTTTTACACACATTTCAACTGTAGCCATCACAGCGCAAAGCCGCGCCCCGCTTGGTTTTCCTGTATTATCCATATGGTGGCAGGTCATTCGGGCTTCATTCTTCCCCTTAACATTAAGAATACTATGTACTTCTAATCAACTTTTATGACTAGGTTCTAAGACCCACCGAAATATGACTTCTCTTTCATAAAAACACAACCTGAAAATCCCTCGCCAGATGAACTCTGATAAGGGATTTTATATCGTAACCTGCTATAGGATGCCTTAACTTCACGGCTATTTATGCCAAGCAATTTCTTCCACCATCCGATAAGGTATCATCCATATGTGAAACACTACTTTTGGTTATGTTACTAGAGTACATGCCTTCTTGGATTTCTTATATATTCCAGTAAGTTTAGCTGTATTACCTCGATAATTCTAGATCAGAAAGACAACATCCCTCGTTCTATCCTACAGCTCACTCTGCTTGAAGCACTTCCATCAAGTTATCATATTCTTCACTGGTCAGATACTTCGAGATTACCTGCTCTATATCACGTAATTCCTGCTCGGTCAGCCCACCCTCCATTGCACCGGAAATTTGTTGCATTTCCTTCTGAGGTAACTTAGCCATCAATAAGCTGAAGATTTTCTCTTTATCCTCCAGCGGCAATTTATCCTTCACACCTGTGATGTCATCCGGGGATACAACAATGGCATCATTACCTGTCGGTGCAGTTCCATTAGAACTTCCACCTGTCCCATTACCGGAAGCAACACCTTCTTCTGTACTGCCTGCCGAACCACCTCTCGTTCCACCTACGCCTGCACTTTCATCTGAATCAGACTCATTTCCACTACTCTCACCAGAACCGGAACCAGTTGATGCATTGGGTTGGTCGCCACCTAGAGACACATCGGTATCACGCTCTGTGCTCTCTGGATCTTCATCTGTGCCATTCCCCATCACAGAGGTGGCATTCTCTGGCACTTGTTCTTCCTCCGCCCCTGCTGGCTGATCTGGTGGTTCAATCTCTGTCTTCTTGTCCTCCCCAGATTTTCCACCGAGCATGCCTTGGAACATAGCTGCTAACCCTAAAGGCTGACCTTCCCACTGAATATTAAAACTTGCGAGCAGTGATTTAGCATAAGACTGTACAATTAGTCCGGTCGTCAGCAAGGTCAGTGCACTGACCAATACAACGGTAAGCACCATTTTTACAAACCATTGAAGCAGCTTCATTTTCGATCTCTCCCTCCAATTTCCCACCCATTCATCTTGCTTCGCTTCGGGTCTATCACTCTACTGTTAATCAGTATTGACGGAAATCAGAGGAATATAATCGGTTCTCATCATTATGAATGTTGTGTATACGAAAAAAACCTCGGTGACCGCTAAAATAGCGACCACTGAGGCTTTATTAGTGCTTATTCGTAAATTGGAAGTACTTGATTCGTTTGTTCACGGTTACGACCAACAGAGAAGATCGCAATTGGAATACCCGTCAACTCAGATACACGTTTTACATAGTTCTGTGTGTTTACAGGCAGATCCTCAAGCTTCTTCGCTCCAGTGATATCCTCACTCCAGCCTGGCATTTCTTCATATACCGCTTCACATTCTGCCAGCATTTTGAGGCTTGCTGGGTAGTGAGTGATAACCTCACCGCGGTATTTGTACCCTGTGCAGATTTTAACGGTGTCCAGACCTGTCATAACGTCCAGTGAGTTCAAGGACAGACCAGTAATACCGCTAACACGACGAGCGTGGCGAACGACAACGCTATCGAACCAACCTACACGACGCGGACGTCCAGTTACGGTACCGTACTCATGTCCAGTCTCACGGATTTGGTCACCAACCGCATCATGCAGCTCCGTTGGGAAAGGACCATCTCCTACACGCGTCGTGTATGCCTTAGCTACACCGATAACTTGCTGAATGCGGGCTGGACCTACACCAGAACCGATACATACGCCGCCTGCGGATGGATTGGATGAAGTTACGAACGGATATGTTCCTTGATCCAGATCGAGCATCACGCCTTGTGCGCCTTCAAACAATACTTTTTTGTCCTCATCGATATATTCATTGAGCACAACAGATGTATCACGTACGTAAGGACGCAGGATCTCTGCGTATCCCAGATAATCTTTCAGAATCTCTTCCACATCAACAGGTTGACCGTTGTATACCTGCTCGATGATGCGGTTTTTCTCTTTAACCAGATGACGCAGCTTCAGTTCGAAATCTTCCGCATCAAGCAGATCAACCATCCGAATACCGATTCGAGCTGATTTGTCCATGTAAGCTGGGCCAATACCTTTACCGGTTGTACCGATTTTGTTTGGACCTTTGCTCTCTTCTTCCAGTGCATCCAATACCATGTGGTATGGCAGGATGATATGTGCGCGTTCACTGATGGACAGGTTCTTCGTTGTGAAATCATTATCATGAATGTAATTAATTTCTTCAATAAGTGCCTTCGGATTGATCACCATACCGTTACCGATTACACAGGCTTTGTCCGTGTAGAAGATACCCGATGGAATCATCGTTAGTTTATATTTTTTGTTGTCGATCAGAATCGTGTGACCTGCATTGTTACCACCTTGGTAACGTGCAACCACGTCTGCCGTTTCTGCTAAATAGTCTGTAATCTTACCTTTTCCTTCGTCTCCCCATTGCGTTCCCACTACAACTACCGTTGACATAGTACATACCTCCGTGGGTGCCTTGCGCACCTTTGTATTGGTCTGTCCGTCCTCTATCTCGGCAGGAATTTAAGTGACAAACACCGGCGGAGAAGCGTGCTAACGGACAGTGAAAATTTCCTTCAATTTACATCCGAAGGAAGGTTTTCGCTGCTTTAACGCAGCAGTATTAGTGTACCAGCACCCTTTTTCAAAGTCAAATCAAATAGCGAACAATTAGATATAGTAAAACTATAATGTTCGGGATTTACGCTATATTTCGACGCAAAAAACCGGCGAAGCCAGTCAAATCATGTCTGACGGCTAACCCCGGTTCCTTATCGTACGTGTTCATATCCTACATGGCGAAGGCGTCATTGTGTGCCCTCTCGTAGTTTACGAATTTATTAAAGTTCTTCAAGAAGACCAATTCGACCGTACCTACCGGACCATTACGCTGTTTAGCAATAATAATCTCGATAATATTTTTCTTCTCGGTTTCCTGATTGTAATAATCATCCCGGTACAGGAACGCTACGATGTCAGCATCTTGCTCGATCGATCCCGATTCCCGCAAGTCACTCATCATCGGACGTTTATCCTGACGTTGCTCTACGCCCCGGCTTAACTGAGACAGGGCAATAACCGGAACTTCCAGTTCCCGGCCAATCTGTTTCAGTGTACGTGAAATCTCGGATACCTCTTGTTGACGGTTCTCCCCTGCTTTACCACGTCCACTAATGAGTTGCAAATAGTCGATTAGAATCATGCCAAGGCCTTTTTCCTTTTTGAGACGACGGCATTTGGCGCGAATATCGGCCACCGTAATCCCCGGCGTATCATCGATATAGATATCTGCTTCGTTTAGCGCAGCAATACCCATCGTTAGCTTCTGCCAGTCCTCATCACCTTTAAATTCACCCGTACGCAGAACCCCTGCATCTAGATTGGCTTCCGCACAGATCATCCGTTGTACAAGCTGTGCGGCTGACATCTCCAGACTGAAGATGGCTACCGTCTCTTGCGCGCGAATCCCTACATTCTGAGCGATATTCAAGGCAAAGGCTGTCTTACCTACTGAAGGACGCGCAGCTACAATAATCAAGTCACTACGCTGGAATCCGGCAGTCATTTTGTCGAGATCGATAAATCCAGACGGGATGCCCGTCGTGGTTCCGCGGTTTTGATGGAGCGTCTCGACTTTATCGAATACCTCCATGAGTACATCCTGAATGGCGATAAAACCGCTACTGGAACGCCGGTTAGAGATCTCCAAAATGCGCCGTTCTGCTTCACCGAGCATGGCAGCAACGTCTTCACCGCCAGTATATCCTTCGCTAACAATCTGCGTGGCTGTACGAATCAGACGACGCAGCATCGATTTCTCTTCAATAATCTGAGCGTAATAGTCTACGTTCGCGGCTGTAGGTACACCATGGGCCAGCTTAGCCAAATAACTAACGCCGCCGATGTCCTCAAGCTCACCTTTATCCTTCAGAAGCGAAGTCAATGTCACGAGGTCAATCGGTTGATTTCCCTCACCAAGCTGAATCATCGCTTCAAAAATTAGTTGATGTGGCTTGTCATAGAAATCCTCGGTTTGCACCCGTTCCATCGCTGTAATCAGAGCTTCGCCCTGCAACAGGATTGCACCCAGCACAGCCTGTTCGGCCTCCAGGTTCTGTGGGGGAATCCGGTCGAATAACATTTCGCCGCCCATCTTATTCCTCCGTTACTTGTACCTTCAAGGTTGCCTTCACTTCAGGGTGAATCTTGACAGATACTTGCGTTACACCGAGAGTACGAATAGGCTCGTCCAACTCAATTTTACGCTTATCGATTTTCAGACCTTTAGCTGCAAGAGCTTCTGCGATCTGTTTAGATGTAATTGCACCGAACAGACGGCCACCTTCGCCGGACTTCGCTTTAAGCTCTGTCACTTCTGATTCGAGTTTTTTGCCTAGTGCTTCTGCTTCTGCCTTCTCTTCCTGTTTGCGTCTCTCTTCAGCCGCATTCTGGTTGTCCAGCGTCTTCATGTTTCCGTCTGTTGCAAGACGAGCAATTCCCCGTGGTAACAAGAAGTTCTGTGCATAACCTTCAGATACTTCCTTCACTTGCCCTTTCTTGCCTTGACCCTTCATATCTTTTATAAAAATGACCTTCATTCGAACAGCCCCTCTTCCTTTTCGATTTCAGCAAGTACGTTCATCAGCCGTTTTTCTGCCTCTCCCAACGTACCTTCAAGCTGTACAGCAGCATTGGTTAAATGTCCGCCGCCGCCAAGTTTCTCCATAACGACCTGTACATTCATTCGTCCCAGTGACCGAGCACTGATGCCAATTAGCCCATCTGGGCGCTCACTGATCACAAATGATGCAACAACATCGGTCATATTCAGCAATGTGTCCGCCACTTGGGCGATCATCATCTGTGAAATCTTGCTGCCAGGGTCTGTGACCGCCAGCGCAATGTTCCCATATACCATTTTAGCATGCTTTATGATTTCTGCCTTAGCAATATATTCTGACAGATCCTCTTTCATCAAGCGTTGGATCATGATGGTGTCTGCACCACTACGGCGTAAAAAGCCCGCTGCTTCAAATGTACGTGAACCTGTATGCAATGCAAAATGCTTCGTATCCACCGTAATCCCCGCTAACAGTGCTGTTGCTTCAAGGGGTGTAAATTGCACTTTGTCATGAATATATTGCAACAGCTCAGTCACTAGCTCCGCAGCCGATGAAGCGTATGGCTCCAAGTAGATAAGTACTGCATCATTAATAAATTCTTCTCCGCGGCGATGATGATCTACAACGACTACACGCGTAGCAGCCTGCACTAATTTCGGTTCCATAGTCATCGAAGCTTTGTGCGTATCCACCACGACGAGCAACGTATGCTCGGTCATCATCTGCGTGGCTTGTTCAGGCGATACAAATGCTTTGGACAGCTTCTCATCCTTGTTCACTTGCTCCATCATGCGTTCAATTGATGGATTCGTTCCATCAAGGACAATTCGCGCTTCCACATTGTATAAACTAGCTGCCTTCCATACACCAATAGAGGCACCGATTGCATCCATATCCGGAATTTTATGCCCCATAACGAGCACACGGTCACTCTCTTGCATCAGATCACGCAGGGCATGAGCAATAACCCTCGCTCTTACTCGTGTGCGTTTCTCAACAGCATTTGATTTACCACCATAAAAGGACAAGCGCTGTCCTGACTTCACGGCAGCCTGGTCACCACCGCGACCAAGTGCCATATCGAGACTTGATTGAGCAAGCTCTCCCATTTCTCCAATGCTATCCGATCCAAAAGCTAGACCGATACTGAGCGTCATTGGGACTTTGAGGTCAGCAGTCATTTCACGGACTTCATCCAAAATAACAAATCGGCTCTGCTCCAACTCTTGCAACGACTTAAAGTTCAGCATCATAAGATACCGATCTGATGACAAGCGTCGCAGATATACCTCATAACGCTTAGCCCAGGATGTGATCTCACTCGTTACACGCGCGATTAACGCGGTTCGCTGCTGATCATCCATGCCTTGCGCTGCTTCATCAAGATTATCGAGCACTAAGATACCCAGTGCCATACGTTCATTTTCATATTTATCACGAAGAATAGCGAGCTCTGTCATCTCGTAGACATATACATACCGCTCCTGCGGATTATGGATTACACCGTAATACCGGTCATCCAACTGGAATTCATCATGAAGTTCCCTGGTCAGCTCCTTGGTTCCATCTTTTTTCTCTTTTGGTTGAGGAAGATTGGGAAACAAGTTTTGGAGCGGGTTACCTACCATCGTTTTTTCATGGAACATATCTGCAATGAAACGATTATGCCACTCTACCGTACGATCCTCACTGTACAACACAATGCCGAATGGAAGCATACCTACAGCTTCGCCTTCCATTCGTTTGATCCGAATAGACAGTCCATTAATGTAGTCATTCAACTCTCGACGGAACGCTAGCTCCGCCTTAATCATGACGATCCCCAGCGCCGAAGCCAGAAGTAGACTAACCAAACCAAGCGTCCAGTTATAAATGGTCACCAGCATAACTAGCAATAGCAGCATTATGAACGCCCATACGGTATAGTAGCCGTGCCAGCGTTTCTTCAGAAATTTAGGCAAGACTCATCACCCTAACGTTTTGGTTTCGTTATTGCCTCGCGAAGCGGGAACACCAGATCAATAACTCCGATAATTCGTAGCGGACCAATGAAGAAGACCGCTGCCGCAAGTAAATACGGTATAACTGGATTCCACTTCTTCGCATGAGAGAGGAAGAAGAAGAAGCCTATCGCTTGAATCATGAAGCCGAGATTAATTAATGGGGACAAGTTGGCGGCAATCATCGACCAATACGACCCATCATTCTCGCCAGACATAAGCGTGAAGATCAGTGCAAGGAAGTAATACCATATGAGAGCACGCGGCATGCGCCATTCACGTGCTGGCGGGAAATTAGCTACACTCACACCCATTACATTCAGAATTGGACGTGCAATGAGATGTGTAATGAGCGACATCACAAGTGCAGTCACTACGAGAGCGAACGGAATTAAGAGCTGCGTTCGTCTGGCCACATCCTCTGTCATTTCAGGTGTCCACACAAATCCATTGACCAGTCCATCTGAAGCTGTCAGTGGCTCCGTAGCCAGTTTCACCATGTCCTCAATGTACTCATACAGGTTGAACTGGAACAGAACGCTTCCGATCAGCAACATCAACAAGTATTCAGCTAATATTGCACCAGTACCCACCAAGAAAGTATACAGGGCTGACTTCCCTTTCTTGATTGCATTCCCCATAAAGATTGCTGGCACCGTAAACACAACTAAGAATATGAGATACAACGGTTCAATCATAAATAATATTATGGCGACTGGGATGAGATGCACGACAAACGATTTAACCGATAGGTACGCATACAGAATCACACCTGGTACGAGCATGAAAAATACCGTGAGCACCGATAAAGGCGTTATAAGCGATAGTAACAAGAGCAGAAACACAACGCTCCAAATAACTGATTTAAAGCTAAAATTCAACAAATTCACCTCTTACGCATATGATCTTCAAGCGCGGATATATCTTGGTACCAATCTTCCAATTGGTGACCTTCCGATTTGTGCTTCTTCAGCTTTTCCACAAGCAGTGCATCTAGATCCTTGAAAGGAATACCGAGCCTGCGGCCCAATATGTAACTACTCATCATCAGACTGGCTAGACTGTCTCCGATTCGGGAAGTACTACCTTCCCACAAGGCTTTGAACAATCGAGACACTTGGTCAAGTACTTCGGTTTTCAGCCACTCAATCACTTTAGCGCGTTTGGCTACATCCAGTTCTTTAGGCATATTGGCGAAAGTCACTCTCCCCGAAAAAGCTTTATTCTCCATTATAACATAAAAAGGGGGGCTACAAAATGTTCCCTATGCGAAGGGAATGACCCACCTTTTTCTGCTCTCCCACTGTTTAACATGGTACTGAGCGGCTCGGATTATCCCTGTGCCAGTAACGTTTTTAATTTCTTATTTTGCCTTCATGGATTCCTTAGCTACAATGCCTTCACAATATTCTATGATCTGGCTACGACGGACAATGCCTATAAAGCGTTCCATATCATCGACGACAGGTACAAAGTTCTGAACCTTAGCCAGGTTAATAAGATCCTCCATATTGGCATTAATGGATACAGGCTTAATATCTAGGCGAAGTGGTACTTCCTTAAGGAGAAATTTTGAAGCGTTTTCAAATGTGATCTTTCCCTCGGCATTCTTCATGTACCACAATAGATCACCCTCAGTGACCGTACCTATATATTTGCCTTCCTTATTCAAAATGGGCACCGCTGTGAAGCGATGATACTCCATCCGTTCCAATGTTTGCCGCAGAGTAGAATCCGATGTTACACACGTAACCTCTTGCTTAGGCAGCAAAAAAAATGCGATGTTCATACCCTCACGTATCCCCCTCATGAATTTCGACTTACAACTAATCCTCAACCCATATTATACGTTTCAAAACGTAAGATGTTCCAAAAGGTCTCGTCGCTCTTCTGAAAAAGAAAAAAACAGCAGCCCGCAAATAAACGCCGTACTGCTGATTATAATCAGGCCTCTGTATGGAATTCGTTACTCGATCTTCTGCCGGTCTGGTATCATCAAGGCGCCGGCTGGGGTCGATTCATCCATCCAGTTGGTAATCAGCTCTTTGGCATATTGGACGTCTTTCTCATCCGCTTTACCATAGTAGATCCCGTCTTTGCGCATACCTTCACCTAGAATCGTGAAGCTAGAAATTTGTGGTTTCTCTTGTGTCAGCACCTGTTTCGCCAGATCAACGATAAAGGATGGACGCATATCTGTCTGGAAGTTATCTCCCATAATCTCCAGTAGCTCTGGAATTTTAGAGATTGAATTGAGATTCAGCATCTCATTCGCCATCGAGTTCAGGAATATCTGCTGCCGCTTGGTACGATTAAAGTCACTGTCCTCACGATATCGAACGTAGTACAGCGCTTCTTGACCGTCATAGATTGGTTTACCGCCTTCGATGGTGAATTGCACATGATCCGGATGTTTATTCACGATATCCTCTTCAATCGGCAGCTTCACCCCGCCAAGCGCGTCCACGACTCTTTTGATTCCATCAAAATTAATGGTAGCATAATACCCTACATCTGCGTCTAAGAATTTCTCCACCGTATTGATGGACATATTCTCCCCTCCGAATGCGTAGGCATGCGCCAGTTTATCGTAATCGTCTTCCCCATCCTTATTCGCATCGCGACCCACAATCTGCACATACGTGTCACGTGGGATCGAAACGAGAAGTACACGGGATTCCTTAGGACGAACAACCGCATAGATGACCGTATCGGAACGGCCCCTTGTTTTCTCATACGCGCGTTTATCCGAACCGAGCAGAAGTACGGAAAATGGCTCTTTACGATACACAGTCGGATCTGGCGTATTATTGCCTTCCTGCGGAACATAAGAACGAGACAACTGATCTTCAACTGAATTTGCCAAAAAAAGATCAAATGCAGCAACAGCTAGCTGCTGACGGAATAAATACCCGCCAATCAACAAAACCACGAGCGAAACGAGAGTTATATATAGACCTTTTCTTCTTTTCTTCTTCTTTTCTTTAGTTCTTCTTGTCATCCGTCGATTCCTTCTTCACTATAAAAATGAATTGCCTACCTACCATTAAACGTGCCTAACGGCTTATGACTCGGTGTTCTCTAATGTTTTCTCTATATCATTCGAAAGCACCGCTAACGCTCGTTCTATTGTAAACATTGCTACATGAGTAAAAGTTACAATCCGGTTAAATTGAAAAGAACAGCTCCCGTATATAAACCACATAAAGGAACTGTTCAGATCATTAGATGTTATATTCAAAGTCAAAAAATTCAATCATAAACTTGCTTACGAGAGATCTACAGTACTCCCCTTTTCTCTATTGCGTAGAACCCCTGTAATCAATGCAGCTACCAGCGTTAGC
This genomic interval carries:
- the yycF gene encoding response regulator YycF produces the protein MQGKILVVDDEQPIADILKFNLEKEGYEVICAFDGIRAVELALAEKPDLMLLDLMLPGKDGMDVCREVRAHLEMPIIMLTAKDGEIDKVLGLELGADDYVTKPFSTRELLARVKAQMRRRQKPAIATEAQEDEKQVMRLFDLVFDMDMYTAYKGGEPLDLTHREYELLYYMAKHSGKVMTREHLLQAVWGYEYFGDVRTVDVTIRRLREKIEENPSKPETILTRRGLGYLVRSPKSVGI
- a CDS encoding M23 family metallopeptidase; protein product: MKGFRGIRQPGKNREHEQSGEHRTAEDKNNMSMSNFSVKQKRVQASRKWIITTACGLFIAASIGFAGKQYVAANTVPYYNVIVKGQAIGSITDEAQLQQLFADKTEEYQNKYPQAEMVLNTDGITTETVKAYKPEINSDETLNKLDDMLTAYAKGVELKVNGEVIGIVKDQATADAILEQVQSKYISASAVRSSLKTKSVSANSSKKAEGPSTTLKSVDIKEDVETDAVKADPNKIWDVSEAVKALTVGKDAPVTYVVREGDTISSIAAKYELTQSEIRKNNPGIKETSMQIGDELTLTVPKPAVTVKSVEQVVEQIEIKPQVEVRKSAELKAGTTKVVRPGQSGLKNMQYRITKENGEVVQEEWLGQEVIKSAVTEVVLSGTKVVGEGTGEFAWPVSGATMSSSFGERWGRQHKGVDLVGNRDVKSSDEGVVTFAGQKSGYGNVIIINHRNGYETLYGHLNSIGVKVGQIVEKGESIGVMGNTGRSTGTHLHFEIIKNGTAENPMTYLN
- a CDS encoding adenylosuccinate synthase, with the translated sequence MSTVVVVGTQWGDEGKGKITDYLAETADVVARYQGGNNAGHTILIDNKKYKLTMIPSGIFYTDKACVIGNGMVINPKALIEEINYIHDNDFTTKNLSISERAHIILPYHMVLDALEEESKGPNKIGTTGKGIGPAYMDKSARIGIRMVDLLDAEDFELKLRHLVKEKNRIIEQVYNGQPVDVEEILKDYLGYAEILRPYVRDTSVVLNEYIDEDKKVLFEGAQGVMLDLDQGTYPFVTSSNPSAGGVCIGSGVGPARIQQVIGVAKAYTTRVGDGPFPTELHDAVGDQIRETGHEYGTVTGRPRRVGWFDSVVVRHARRVSGITGLSLNSLDVMTGLDTVKICTGYKYRGEVITHYPASLKMLAECEAVYEEMPGWSEDITGAKKLEDLPVNTQNYVKRVSELTGIPIAIFSVGRNREQTNQVLPIYE
- the dnaB gene encoding replicative DNA helicase — protein: MGGEMLFDRIPPQNLEAEQAVLGAILLQGEALITAMERVQTEDFYDKPHQLIFEAMIQLGEGNQPIDLVTLTSLLKDKGELEDIGGVSYLAKLAHGVPTAANVDYYAQIIEEKSMLRRLIRTATQIVSEGYTGGEDVAAMLGEAERRILEISNRRSSSGFIAIQDVLMEVFDKVETLHQNRGTTTGIPSGFIDLDKMTAGFQRSDLIIVAARPSVGKTAFALNIAQNVGIRAQETVAIFSLEMSAAQLVQRMICAEANLDAGVLRTGEFKGDEDWQKLTMGIAALNEADIYIDDTPGITVADIRAKCRRLKKEKGLGMILIDYLQLISGRGKAGENRQQEVSEISRTLKQIGRELEVPVIALSQLSRGVEQRQDKRPMMSDLRESGSIEQDADIVAFLYRDDYYNQETEKKNIIEIIIAKQRNGPVGTVELVFLKNFNKFVNYERAHNDAFAM
- the rplI gene encoding 50S ribosomal protein L9 — translated: MKVIFIKDMKGQGKKGQVKEVSEGYAQNFLLPRGIARLATDGNMKTLDNQNAAEERRKQEEKAEAEALGKKLESEVTELKAKSGEGGRLFGAITSKQIAEALAAKGLKIDKRKIELDEPIRTLGVTQVSVKIHPEVKATLKVQVTEE
- a CDS encoding DHH family phosphoesterase, whose amino-acid sequence is MPKFLKKRWHGYYTVWAFIMLLLLVMLVTIYNWTLGLVSLLLASALGIVMIKAELAFRRELNDYINGLSIRIKRMEGEAVGMLPFGIVLYSEDRTVEWHNRFIADMFHEKTMVGNPLQNLFPNLPQPKEKKDGTKELTRELHDEFQLDDRYYGVIHNPQERYVYVYEMTELAILRDKYENERMALGILVLDNLDEAAQGMDDQQRTALIARVTSEITSWAKRYEVYLRRLSSDRYLMMLNFKSLQELEQSRFVILDEVREMTADLKVPMTLSIGLAFGSDSIGEMGELAQSSLDMALGRGGDQAAVKSGQRLSFYGGKSNAVEKRTRVRARVIAHALRDLMQESDRVLVMGHKIPDMDAIGASIGVWKAASLYNVEARIVLDGTNPSIERMMEQVNKDEKLSKAFVSPEQATQMMTEHTLLVVVDTHKASMTMEPKLVQAATRVVVVDHHRRGEEFINDAVLIYLEPYASSAAELVTELLQYIHDKVQFTPLEATALLAGITVDTKHFALHTGSRTFEAAGFLRRSGADTIMIQRLMKEDLSEYIAKAEIIKHAKMVYGNIALAVTDPGSKISQMMIAQVADTLLNMTDVVASFVISERPDGLIGISARSLGRMNVQVVMEKLGGGGHLTNAAVQLEGTLGEAEKRLMNVLAEIEKEEGLFE
- a CDS encoding DUF2232 domain-containing protein; the encoded protein is MNFSFKSVIWSVVFLLLLLSLITPLSVLTVFFMLVPGVILYAYLSVKSFVVHLIPVAIILFMIEPLYLIFLVVFTVPAIFMGNAIKKGKSALYTFLVGTGAILAEYLLMLLIGSVLFQFNLYEYIEDMVKLATEPLTASDGLVNGFVWTPEMTEDVARRTQLLIPFALVVTALVMSLITHLIARPILNVMGVSVANFPPAREWRMPRALIWYYFLALIFTLMSGENDGSYWSMIAANLSPLINLGFMIQAIGFFFFLSHAKKWNPVIPYLLAAAVFFIGPLRIIGVIDLVFPLREAITKPKR